A genomic window from Arthrobacter sp. FW305-BF8 includes:
- a CDS encoding Re/Si-specific NAD(P)(+) transhydrogenase subunit alpha codes for MTRIGIVREEPGESRVAAPPAIVGKLRALGYEVLVEEGAGALASFPDASYEQVGARISSRGEALAAGIVLKVNAPTAEEIELLPAGTTIVGLLSPALRPELLSSLAQRGVTALSMDAVPRISRAQSMDVLSSMANIAGYRAVVESAYEFGRFFTGQVTAAGKVPPAKVLVAGAGVAGLAAIGAASRLGAIVRATDPRPEVADQVSSVGGQYLAVEVEERMDSSDGYAKTTSEEYGRRAAEIYTEQAAEVDIIITTALIPGRPAPRLITASDVALMKPGSVIVDMAAAQGGNVEGSVAGKRIVTGNGVVILGYTDLPGRLPAQSSQLYGTNLLNLLTLLTPAKDGLLCLDFDDVVQRSITVAHEGQITWPPPPVEVSAVPQKTETPAAEPAKPRRSLGKGGRLALTAIGVAALFALLAVAPAPLPQHLTVFMLSIVIGFYVIGKVAHALHTPLMSVTNGISGIIVVGALLQLATGDPLVQVLGAVAVLLASINIFGGFAVTRRMLSMFSKGENA; via the coding sequence GTGACCCGTATCGGTATCGTCCGCGAGGAGCCGGGGGAGTCGCGCGTCGCCGCCCCCCCGGCCATCGTAGGAAAGTTGCGTGCTCTCGGCTACGAGGTCCTCGTGGAGGAGGGTGCCGGAGCGCTGGCTTCCTTCCCCGACGCCTCCTATGAGCAGGTCGGCGCGAGGATCTCGTCGAGGGGCGAGGCCTTGGCCGCCGGGATCGTACTGAAGGTCAACGCCCCGACGGCCGAGGAGATCGAACTGCTCCCGGCCGGGACGACGATCGTGGGCCTGCTAAGCCCGGCGCTGCGTCCCGAGTTACTCTCCTCGCTCGCGCAGCGCGGCGTCACGGCACTGTCAATGGACGCTGTGCCCCGCATCTCTCGGGCGCAGTCGATGGACGTGCTCAGTTCGATGGCGAACATCGCAGGCTACCGCGCCGTCGTGGAGTCGGCATACGAGTTCGGTCGTTTCTTCACCGGCCAGGTCACCGCTGCGGGCAAGGTGCCGCCGGCGAAGGTGCTCGTCGCTGGCGCCGGTGTCGCAGGCCTGGCCGCAATCGGGGCGGCGTCGAGACTCGGCGCGATCGTCCGGGCGACTGATCCCCGTCCGGAGGTTGCCGACCAGGTGAGCTCTGTCGGCGGGCAGTACCTCGCGGTCGAAGTCGAGGAGCGGATGGACTCCTCGGACGGGTACGCCAAGACCACGAGCGAGGAGTACGGACGGCGCGCAGCCGAGATCTACACCGAGCAGGCCGCGGAGGTCGACATCATCATCACCACCGCGCTCATCCCTGGCCGGCCCGCGCCCCGTCTGATCACCGCCTCCGACGTCGCCTTGATGAAGCCGGGCAGCGTCATCGTGGACATGGCCGCGGCTCAGGGCGGTAACGTCGAAGGCTCCGTTGCGGGCAAGCGCATCGTCACCGGCAACGGCGTGGTCATCCTCGGCTACACCGACCTCCCGGGCCGCCTGCCCGCACAGTCCTCACAGCTCTACGGCACGAACCTGCTGAACCTGCTCACTCTGCTTACACCCGCCAAAGACGGCCTGCTGTGCCTCGATTTCGACGACGTGGTGCAGCGCTCCATTACTGTCGCGCACGAGGGGCAGATCACCTGGCCGCCGCCTCCAGTCGAAGTGTCCGCTGTGCCACAGAAGACTGAAACGCCCGCAGCCGAGCCCGCAAAGCCGAGGCGCAGCCTCGGCAAGGGCGGGCGCCTAGCCCTCACTGCGATCGGCGTCGCCGCTCTATTTGCGCTGCTGGCGGTCGCGCCGGCGCCACTTCCCCAGCACCTGACTGTGTTCATGTTGTCCATCGTGATCGGCTTCTATGTCATCGGGAAGGTCGCGCACGCTCTACACACACCCCTCATGAGCGTCACCAACGGGATCTCGGGCATTATCGTCGTCGGCGCGCTGCTGCAGCTGGCGACCGGGGATCCCCTCGTCCAGGTTCTCGGGGCGGTCGCAGTACTGCTGGCGAGCATCAACATCTTCGGCGGCTTCGCGGTCACGCGACGCATGCTCTCCATGTTCTCGAAGGGAGAGAACGCATGA
- a CDS encoding AMP-binding protein, producing MASYGMTEAGASISFRRRTDATGKAESSGTPALLTDVRVVSADGTELPPGETGEILVRGPHTASSYCRAPKQLTQPSSMVGLLPATGA from the coding sequence ATGGCCTCCTACGGAATGACCGAAGCCGGAGCCTCCATCAGCTTCAGGCGACGGACCGACGCCACTGGCAAAGCAGAATCATCCGGAACGCCGGCCCTGCTGACGGATGTCCGCGTTGTCTCCGCTGACGGAACTGAGCTCCCGCCAGGGGAAACCGGCGAAATCCTCGTCCGGGGACCCCACACCGCATCGTCTTACTGCCGGGCGCCAAAACAGCTGACGCAGCCTTCGTCGATGGTTGGCTTATTACCGGCGACAGGGGCCTGA
- a CDS encoding VOC family protein: MIVNRDGAPFPDILGRRIQVSMVVKDIESAALFWSEQLGVGPWIMIEDALEGRPFVHRGRDSPVDMSLALTYAGETQFELISQRNDAPSPYLEFLQTGREGVQHLEFWPDDYERSCAALEAAGFVEISSIHLPDGTKNASYFESPGFVGVVVAVVPMTPFRQTYMKAIENLAATWDGSRPLRKFPTRADFIASDDFAQATTPPVTQSP, translated from the coding sequence ATGATCGTAAACCGTGACGGCGCTCCGTTCCCGGACATTCTCGGCCGACGCATTCAGGTCAGCATGGTCGTGAAAGACATCGAGAGTGCCGCGCTCTTCTGGTCTGAGCAGCTGGGCGTCGGACCGTGGATCATGATCGAGGACGCGCTCGAGGGCCGCCCCTTCGTACACCGGGGTCGCGACTCGCCCGTCGACATGTCGCTGGCGCTCACCTATGCGGGGGAAACACAGTTCGAGTTGATCTCCCAGCGCAACGATGCACCTTCGCCCTATCTGGAGTTCCTCCAAACGGGCCGGGAGGGCGTGCAGCACCTGGAATTCTGGCCCGATGACTACGAACGATCGTGCGCGGCGCTCGAAGCGGCCGGTTTCGTCGAGATCAGCTCCATCCACCTGCCCGACGGAACAAAGAATGCTAGCTATTTTGAGAGCCCCGGTTTCGTGGGTGTGGTCGTGGCAGTCGTGCCGATGACACCGTTCCGCCAGACCTACATGAAGGCGATCGAGAACTTGGCCGCCACGTGGGACGGAAGCCGGCCGCTGCGTAAGTTCCCCACGCGCGCGGACTTCATTGCATCCGACGACTTCGCACAAGCCACAACTCCGCCCGTCACCCAGAGTCCATGA
- a CDS encoding AMP-binding enzyme: protein MVLLPGAKTADAAFVDGWLITGDRGLIDADGDRGITGRSKEIIITGGENVDPAEIEHLIASYPGILDAAVVGRPDPLWGEVITPWSCPSPTWKSKRARNTSVLIWPGLSCPARFNGAKNCPAARSQNYCGANCTSSPGPQLASSRLGMQKDTA from the coding sequence ATCGTCTTACTGCCGGGCGCCAAAACAGCTGACGCAGCCTTCGTCGATGGTTGGCTTATTACCGGCGACAGGGGCCTGATCGATGCCGACGGTGATCGCGGCATCACCGGCCGCTCAAAGGAAATCATCATTACCGGCGGAGAGAACGTCGATCCCGCAGAAATCGAACACCTGATCGCCAGCTACCCCGGAATCCTGGACGCCGCCGTCGTCGGCCGGCCCGATCCCCTGTGGGGTGAAGTCATCACGCCGTGGTCGTGTCCGAGTCCGACGTGGAAGTCAAAGAGAGCCAGGAATACCTCCGTCCTCATCTGGCCAGGTTTAAGCTGCCCCGCCAGATTCAACGGAGCGAAGAACTGCCCCGCAGCCCGGTCGCAAAACTACTGCGGCGCGAACTGCACATCCTCCCCCGGACCACAACTAGCCTCAAGTCGACTCGGAATGCAGAAGGACACAGCATGA
- a CDS encoding NAD-dependent succinate-semialdehyde dehydrogenase has translation MAELRLNDPTLLRQLCLVGGEWVTSDSGESVAVLNPATGEELGSVPFFRAEETRRAVEAAEKALPAWRGLLAKERGRLLRRWFDLVIENREDLARILTAEQGKPYKEALSEVVNGAQFIEWFAEEARRAYGETIPAPAQDRRVVVIKQPIGVCAAITPWNFPNTIVTRKAAAALAAGCTMIVRPATETPYSALVLAELASRAGIPEGVLNVITGHSKDMGLELTTNPVVRKLSFTGSTGVGRILMGQSSGTIKKLALELGGNAPFIVFEDADIEQAVEGALASKFRNSGQACVGTNRFYVHDAVYEEFSTRLADRVSSLVVGDGTDPEVTMGPLIGTDAVEKVESHIADAVEKGARVIAGGKRHPLGRSFFEPTVMVDVSHDAKVSREETFGPLASIFRFTDEGEVLTAANDTELGLAAYVYTRDIGRVWRLAEAIETGMVGINVGLMANEAVPFGGIKESGFGREGSHYGLEDYLEVKYICMGGL, from the coding sequence GTGGCTGAACTGCGCCTCAATGATCCGACTCTTCTCCGGCAACTTTGCCTGGTCGGAGGAGAATGGGTCACATCCGACTCCGGCGAAAGCGTCGCGGTCCTTAACCCGGCTACGGGCGAGGAACTCGGCTCGGTGCCATTCTTTAGGGCCGAGGAAACACGTCGTGCTGTCGAAGCGGCCGAGAAGGCCCTGCCGGCGTGGCGGGGACTTCTGGCCAAGGAACGCGGCCGGCTCCTTCGTCGCTGGTTCGATCTGGTTATCGAAAACCGCGAGGACCTTGCACGCATTCTGACTGCAGAGCAGGGCAAACCTTACAAGGAGGCACTTTCCGAGGTTGTAAATGGGGCGCAGTTCATCGAATGGTTCGCTGAAGAGGCCCGGAGGGCTTACGGAGAGACCATTCCGGCGCCGGCGCAGGACCGCCGCGTCGTCGTCATCAAGCAGCCGATTGGGGTTTGTGCCGCCATCACCCCCTGGAACTTCCCAAACACAATCGTGACCCGCAAAGCAGCCGCGGCTCTTGCGGCCGGGTGCACGATGATCGTCCGCCCGGCCACGGAGACTCCCTACTCGGCACTAGTCCTGGCGGAGCTCGCAAGCCGGGCGGGAATTCCAGAAGGTGTTCTCAACGTCATCACGGGTCACTCCAAGGACATGGGGCTGGAGCTGACGACGAATCCGGTCGTCCGGAAGCTGTCTTTTACAGGGTCCACCGGGGTGGGACGGATTCTCATGGGTCAGAGTTCGGGCACGATCAAAAAGCTCGCACTCGAGCTGGGAGGGAATGCGCCGTTCATCGTCTTCGAGGATGCCGACATCGAACAGGCGGTCGAGGGCGCTCTGGCTTCGAAGTTCCGTAACTCCGGTCAGGCCTGTGTGGGAACGAACCGTTTCTATGTCCATGACGCCGTGTACGAAGAGTTTTCGACGCGTTTGGCGGATCGGGTCAGTTCGCTGGTCGTGGGGGACGGGACTGACCCGGAAGTGACGATGGGGCCACTGATCGGCACGGACGCGGTCGAAAAGGTCGAATCCCACATTGCCGATGCTGTCGAGAAGGGTGCACGGGTTATCGCGGGTGGTAAGAGGCACCCGCTGGGCCGTTCCTTCTTTGAGCCCACCGTGATGGTGGATGTCAGCCATGATGCCAAGGTATCCCGCGAGGAAACGTTTGGACCGCTGGCCTCGATCTTCCGCTTCACGGACGAAGGCGAGGTTCTCACTGCGGCCAATGACACGGAGTTGGGCCTCGCGGCCTACGTTTACACCCGCGACATCGGCAGGGTCTGGCGTTTGGCCGAAGCAATTGAGACCGGCATGGTCGGTATCAACGTAGGGCTGATGGCGAACGAAGCAGTCCCGTTCGGAGGTATCAAAGAATCCGGATTCGGGCGGGAAGGGTCGCACTACGGACTCGAAGACTACCTGGAAGTTAAGTACATCTGCATGGGCGGGCTCTGA
- a CDS encoding oxygenase MpaB family protein, protein MSIHTSLAASLRRQLSASPDDWEATFRSMVLFDLAADMELGFFLSYYRNFAIPSIASTLHANGEIQQRPMKRSYDTAIVIYELIANGLDSDRGRDMIALLNRVHRNVPGSKDDFLYVLLTLLVVPIRWSRRHAWRQPTPAELAAASRFFTELGSRMNIDGMPETYADAEQFFDRYEAAHVAPSIEGQHLMDATIQVFQSRLPRPLRAFAGQIISVMLDDGRLVSALGLPRATWLSRTTLKGGLAIRNATRRRRPLEQKPHFTPGKAVSSLYPNGYSLGQIGPINVPHSPAARNNELP, encoded by the coding sequence TTGAGCATCCATACGAGCCTCGCCGCCAGCCTCCGCCGACAGTTATCCGCCTCCCCGGATGACTGGGAAGCCACCTTCCGCAGTATGGTTCTCTTCGACCTTGCGGCAGACATGGAGCTGGGCTTCTTCCTCTCGTACTACCGCAATTTCGCCATCCCGAGCATAGCCTCCACTCTCCACGCGAACGGCGAAATCCAGCAGCGCCCGATGAAACGCTCCTACGACACCGCGATCGTCATCTACGAACTGATCGCTAATGGCCTGGACAGTGACCGTGGCCGTGACATGATCGCGTTGCTCAATCGCGTGCACCGCAACGTCCCCGGCAGCAAGGACGATTTCCTCTACGTCCTCCTCACGCTCCTGGTAGTTCCGATCCGATGGAGCCGGCGACATGCCTGGCGCCAGCCAACACCGGCGGAACTCGCCGCCGCCTCGCGCTTCTTCACTGAGCTTGGGTCCCGGATGAATATCGACGGGATGCCGGAGACCTATGCCGACGCCGAACAATTCTTCGACCGCTACGAAGCAGCGCATGTCGCTCCGTCGATTGAAGGCCAGCACTTGATGGACGCCACCATCCAGGTCTTCCAAAGCCGGCTCCCGCGCCCTCTGCGCGCTTTCGCCGGACAGATCATCAGCGTGATGCTCGACGACGGCCGACTTGTATCAGCGCTCGGCCTCCCTCGCGCCACCTGGCTCTCCCGTACCACCCTCAAAGGCGGGCTTGCGATTCGCAACGCTACCCGCCGCCGTCGGCCACTGGAACAGAAGCCTCATTTCACGCCCGGCAAGGCCGTCTCGTCTTTGTACCCAAACGGGTACTCCCTGGGCCAGATCGGCCCGATCAATGTCCCCCACTCCCCCGCGGCACGAAACAATGAACTACCGTGA
- a CDS encoding thiamine pyrophosphate-binding protein yields MGQITVAQAIARLLEQMETEVVFGLNGHGNWALLDALVHETNIRSVAVRSEDHAIELADGYWRRKRKPPLPIVTTSVGPGNMNTVPPIATAYYESIGMLILAGVGATHWFDRGGIEEFYRDSPEDWAGVMRPISKKSLMATRPDTVIDMFLKAYQTAHSGRPGPVVMAIPFDIQNTLIPDDLPDPRPYMVCHRPSADPQGVARAVELLKSAERPSIVVGSGIANSGAYDALFEFAEATGIPVAMTPTGKAAFPEDHRLSLGCIGRAGTGQGNYGARHSDVVVGIGTHFTDIDTGGWTLFDIPTNTKLIHIDIDTSELGRAYPTEVAITSDARLALEALTARAREAGVTEQTEWTALLDSKRNEWLAETEHMRTSDIAPLHYARVTWDTSSVVAENCPDASIHFDTGNLLSFGPSFMPASSRNVVHSGFMHRMGWSAASVLGASIASNNGPAIALLGDGAFLMRATVVPTAVELNLPIVWVVMDNRSFQIERETMLKVYGRESMCDYRKVGEEELWGPDYAAMAEAMGAEAIRVNKAEDYKPALEKALASGRPTLISVDTELSTPQWRAIWYPYPANFNETWKPGPVETANTGE; encoded by the coding sequence ATGGGACAAATCACTGTCGCACAGGCAATCGCTCGCCTGTTGGAACAAATGGAGACCGAGGTGGTCTTCGGTCTGAACGGTCACGGCAACTGGGCGTTGCTTGACGCCCTGGTGCATGAGACCAATATCCGCAGCGTCGCAGTGCGCAGCGAGGACCACGCCATCGAGCTGGCTGACGGCTATTGGCGCCGCAAGCGGAAGCCGCCGCTGCCGATCGTGACCACCAGCGTCGGACCAGGGAACATGAACACGGTCCCGCCGATCGCCACTGCATACTACGAGTCGATCGGCATGCTGATCCTAGCCGGCGTGGGGGCGACGCACTGGTTCGACCGAGGGGGTATTGAGGAGTTTTACCGCGACAGCCCCGAGGACTGGGCCGGCGTTATGCGGCCGATCAGCAAGAAGTCACTGATGGCGACACGCCCGGACACAGTGATCGACATGTTCCTGAAGGCTTATCAGACCGCTCACTCCGGACGCCCGGGCCCGGTCGTCATGGCCATTCCCTTCGACATCCAGAACACGCTCATCCCGGATGACCTTCCGGATCCGCGACCCTACATGGTCTGCCACCGCCCCTCGGCAGACCCCCAGGGCGTCGCCAGGGCCGTGGAGCTGCTCAAGTCCGCAGAACGGCCCTCCATTGTCGTGGGAAGCGGAATTGCAAACTCCGGAGCATACGACGCGTTGTTCGAATTCGCGGAAGCCACTGGTATCCCGGTAGCGATGACTCCGACCGGCAAGGCCGCCTTCCCCGAAGACCACAGGCTCTCCCTCGGTTGCATTGGCCGCGCCGGCACAGGCCAAGGAAACTACGGTGCTCGACACAGCGACGTCGTGGTCGGAATTGGCACGCACTTTACGGACATCGACACCGGCGGCTGGACACTGTTCGATATTCCGACCAACACCAAACTCATCCACATCGATATCGACACCAGCGAACTTGGACGTGCTTACCCGACTGAAGTCGCCATCACCTCGGATGCCCGCCTGGCTCTGGAAGCGTTGACTGCCCGTGCCCGTGAAGCCGGGGTCACCGAACAGACCGAGTGGACCGCGCTGCTGGATTCCAAGCGCAACGAATGGCTGGCCGAAACCGAGCATATGCGCACTTCGGACATCGCCCCGCTGCATTACGCCAGGGTCACTTGGGATACATCTTCGGTGGTTGCCGAAAATTGTCCTGACGCTTCCATTCACTTTGACACCGGTAACCTGCTTAGCTTCGGCCCGTCGTTCATGCCGGCGTCTTCCCGCAATGTCGTCCACTCCGGGTTCATGCACAGGATGGGCTGGAGCGCGGCGTCGGTGCTGGGCGCCAGCATCGCAAGCAACAACGGGCCCGCCATCGCACTTCTCGGCGACGGCGCGTTCCTGATGCGCGCCACCGTCGTCCCCACTGCCGTCGAACTCAACCTTCCCATCGTCTGGGTCGTCATGGACAACCGGTCCTTCCAGATCGAGCGCGAAACGATGCTCAAGGTCTATGGCCGGGAGTCGATGTGTGACTACCGCAAGGTGGGCGAGGAAGAACTCTGGGGACCTGATTACGCTGCGATGGCCGAGGCAATGGGCGCCGAGGCGATCAGGGTCAACAAGGCGGAGGACTACAAGCCCGCGCTCGAAAAGGCCCTCGCCTCGGGCCGTCCGACCCTCATCAGCGTAGACACCGAGCTCTCGACACCCCAGTGGCGGGCGATCTGGTACCCGTACCCGGCAAACTTCAACGAGACCTGGAAGCCAGGCCCCGTAGAAACCGCTAATACAGGAGAGTAA
- a CDS encoding SRPBCC family protein, producing MTSRLFDLSSTWHLPAPPEEVWTIIADIDMSWPQWWPHCSFAAPLTRTKAKSSSQEDILKATTAYLNFKASLGYTLTISIHPTEVVAPREIDFDAGGHLQGIGRVTLIPEKEGEATRMDIEWRVRPTQHWMNFLTPIAAPAFTAAHALMMRQGEKGLIEALAKQTPTSAK from the coding sequence ATGACCTCGCGGCTCTTCGACCTCAGTTCCACCTGGCACCTCCCCGCCCCACCGGAGGAAGTGTGGACGATAATCGCAGACATCGACATGAGTTGGCCCCAATGGTGGCCGCACTGCAGCTTCGCTGCACCACTTACCCGGACAAAGGCCAAGAGCAGCTCACAGGAGGACATCCTCAAGGCAACCACCGCCTACCTCAACTTCAAGGCGTCTTTGGGTTACACCCTCACCATCAGCATCCACCCAACAGAGGTCGTGGCGCCGCGGGAAATCGACTTCGACGCCGGCGGCCACCTGCAGGGCATCGGGCGGGTAACCCTCATCCCTGAGAAAGAGGGCGAAGCAACGCGCATGGACATCGAATGGCGGGTCCGGCCAACGCAACACTGGATGAATTTCCTGACGCCGATCGCAGCCCCTGCGTTCACTGCCGCACATGCCCTGATGATGCGTCAGGGCGAAAAAGGCCTGATCGAAGCGCTGGCGAAACAGACACCCACAAGCGCCAAGTAG
- a CDS encoding MmgE/PrpD family protein translates to MSSLTADVGQFLANVKYEDLPPEVLPMVRDAFTDTVAVVMVGLDQPVAEIVRRTLVEPSGIAEARACLSDRRVSAPDAALLAGAIAHSLDYDDQSMSGHPSAVLVPAILAEAEVLGSTGKDMTTAYVAGYEVWCELWRRDRNYHAKGWHPTSVFGVMAVAAAGAVLRRLSAEQAATAVAIAGSHAGGLFSNFGSMMKGYHAGMAARFGLEAARLAAAGMTAGPDAIENVQGFLMAFSTDRTPDLISESKLGKEWYLPKHKLLIKLHPTCYFLHRSFNGTVQMLAERRINPEDVESVEVRMGRGQVTCLVYERPQTRWEAEFSGQYGIAAAVILGKMGVPELADEVVQRPDLQAFYPKVKLIPVDEVDERDPVFSPTESVKMTLRSGEVIESGPIASVPGHADDPLTAEQLWGKFRECTEKTHSDEEARELFDALQRIDSLPSADALPTRVGLFESRLVGNVQ, encoded by the coding sequence GTGAGCTCATTGACTGCTGACGTCGGCCAGTTTCTGGCGAATGTGAAATACGAGGACCTGCCTCCGGAGGTTCTGCCCATGGTCCGCGATGCCTTCACCGACACGGTGGCGGTCGTGATGGTCGGTCTCGATCAGCCGGTCGCAGAAATAGTTCGTAGGACCCTCGTTGAGCCGTCAGGGATCGCGGAGGCCCGTGCATGTCTGTCGGATCGGCGCGTGTCCGCGCCGGACGCGGCACTGCTGGCTGGCGCGATTGCGCATTCCCTGGACTATGACGATCAATCCATGTCGGGCCACCCGAGTGCGGTTCTAGTTCCCGCGATCCTTGCTGAAGCAGAGGTCCTCGGTTCCACCGGTAAGGACATGACGACCGCTTACGTCGCTGGCTATGAGGTGTGGTGTGAGCTGTGGCGGCGCGACCGCAACTATCACGCGAAAGGCTGGCATCCCACGTCGGTGTTCGGTGTCATGGCCGTAGCTGCGGCCGGCGCTGTGTTGCGTCGGCTTTCTGCTGAACAGGCGGCTACCGCCGTCGCCATCGCCGGAAGCCATGCCGGGGGACTCTTCTCCAACTTCGGGTCAATGATGAAGGGCTATCACGCGGGAATGGCGGCCCGGTTCGGCCTGGAAGCGGCGCGCCTGGCAGCCGCCGGGATGACGGCCGGACCGGACGCGATCGAGAATGTGCAGGGCTTCCTGATGGCGTTCTCAACTGATCGGACGCCCGATCTAATCTCTGAGTCGAAGCTGGGCAAAGAGTGGTACCTGCCCAAGCACAAGCTCCTGATCAAGCTGCATCCCACCTGCTACTTCCTTCACCGGTCCTTCAACGGGACCGTGCAGATGCTGGCCGAACGCCGGATTAACCCGGAAGATGTCGAGTCTGTCGAGGTCCGCATGGGAAGGGGACAGGTGACCTGTCTCGTCTACGAGAGGCCGCAGACCCGGTGGGAAGCGGAATTCAGCGGCCAGTACGGAATAGCGGCAGCCGTGATTCTGGGAAAGATGGGAGTACCTGAGCTGGCCGACGAGGTGGTCCAACGGCCCGACCTGCAGGCTTTCTATCCAAAGGTGAAACTCATCCCGGTCGATGAAGTCGACGAGCGGGATCCGGTTTTTTCGCCCACAGAGTCCGTCAAGATGACCCTCCGCAGCGGCGAGGTGATCGAGAGCGGTCCAATTGCCAGCGTTCCTGGCCACGCAGACGACCCGCTGACCGCGGAGCAACTCTGGGGGAAATTCCGCGAGTGCACTGAAAAGACGCATTCGGACGAAGAGGCCCGGGAGCTCTTTGATGCACTGCAGCGGATTGATTCGCTGCCGTCGGCGGATGCCCTGCCAACGCGTGTAGGACTCTTCGAGAGCCGACTTGTAGGCAATGTCCAGTGA
- the pntB gene encoding Re/Si-specific NAD(P)(+) transhydrogenase subunit beta, protein MTDLAGAAYIVAALLFILSLAGLSKHETAKAGVVYGIVGMVIALASAAWLTVQSAWNQPGAALGVILLVVAMLIGAVIGLWRAHVVEMTGMPELIALLHSFVGVAAVLVGWNGQLHDPGLDGVLRDIHHAEIFIGVFIGAVTFTGSIVAFLKLSGRMPSKPLVLRGKNALNVGALVTFVGLTVWYVITPQLWLLVAVTALALALGWHLVASIGGGDMPVVVSMLNSYSGWAAAAAGFLLNNDLLIVTGALVGSSGAYLSYVMCKAMNRSFLSVIAGGFGIEAPRGEEEQQGEHREVDAQSVADMLGNASSVVITPGYGMAVAQAQHPVAELVHTLRERGVEVRFGIHPVAGRLPGHMNVLLAEARVPYDIVLEMDEINDDFTSTDVVLVIGANDTVNPSAADDPSSPIAGMPVLRVWEAQNIVVFKRSLASGYAGVQNPLFFSENAHMLFGDARERVDDILRAL, encoded by the coding sequence ATGACCGACCTCGCCGGCGCCGCCTACATTGTCGCCGCCCTGCTATTCATCCTGAGCCTCGCCGGACTCAGCAAACACGAGACCGCCAAGGCCGGCGTCGTCTACGGCATCGTTGGCATGGTGATCGCCCTCGCCTCGGCCGCCTGGCTCACGGTGCAGAGCGCGTGGAACCAGCCCGGCGCGGCACTCGGAGTGATCCTGCTCGTCGTCGCAATGCTGATAGGCGCGGTAATCGGCCTCTGGCGCGCCCACGTTGTCGAAATGACAGGCATGCCGGAGCTTATCGCGCTGCTGCACAGCTTCGTCGGCGTCGCCGCCGTGCTCGTCGGATGGAACGGTCAGCTACACGACCCCGGCCTGGACGGGGTTCTGCGCGACATCCACCACGCTGAGATCTTCATCGGCGTCTTCATCGGCGCGGTGACCTTTACCGGATCGATCGTGGCATTCCTCAAGCTATCCGGGCGGATGCCTTCGAAGCCACTCGTACTGCGGGGCAAGAACGCCCTCAACGTCGGCGCGCTCGTCACCTTCGTCGGCCTCACGGTCTGGTACGTGATCACACCGCAGCTGTGGCTGCTCGTTGCGGTGACGGCGCTTGCCCTCGCGCTTGGCTGGCATCTGGTTGCCTCCATCGGCGGCGGTGACATGCCCGTCGTGGTCTCAATGTTGAACAGCTACTCCGGCTGGGCCGCCGCCGCCGCAGGCTTCCTGCTGAACAATGACCTGCTGATCGTCACCGGCGCGCTCGTCGGCTCCTCAGGCGCATACTTATCCTACGTAATGTGCAAGGCGATGAACCGCTCCTTTCTTTCCGTGATTGCGGGAGGTTTCGGCATCGAGGCGCCTAGGGGCGAAGAGGAGCAGCAGGGCGAACATCGCGAGGTGGACGCCCAGTCGGTGGCCGACATGCTCGGGAACGCGTCCAGTGTCGTCATCACTCCTGGCTACGGCATGGCCGTCGCCCAGGCACAGCACCCGGTAGCCGAGCTCGTGCACACGCTACGCGAGCGAGGGGTCGAGGTGCGCTTCGGCATCCACCCCGTAGCCGGGCGCCTTCCCGGGCATATGAACGTGCTCCTGGCGGAGGCCAGGGTGCCATACGACATCGTGCTCGAGATGGACGAGATAAACGACGATTTCACCAGCACCGACGTCGTGCTTGTCATCGGCGCAAACGACACCGTCAACCCATCTGCAGCGGACGACCCCAGCAGTCCCATCGCCGGGATGCCCGTGCTGCGCGTGTGGGAGGCGCAGAACATTGTCGTGTTCAAGCGCTCGCTCGCGTCCGGCTACGCCGGAGTGCAAAACCCGCTCTTCTTCAGCGAGAACGCGCATATGCTGTTCGGCGACGCGCGTGAGCGTGTTGACGACATCCTGCGTGCGCTCTGA